A genomic region of Candidatus Woesearchaeota archaeon contains the following coding sequences:
- the dph2 gene encoding diphthamide biosynthesis enzyme Dph2: MVELKKLKSSLSSDDKPVAVQLPEGLKQYSTLVLDELCDFDPVLFVDPMYGACDLRDEEAKKFGCNLLIHFGHAFMGKPKIKTLFVHVSYLFNDEELFFLVDEVKKLNLGSVNLVTTINFLDEIPRIKDELKKIGVVVLDSKSSSHVTNNHVLGCDSSTIVDVGEPVVFVGDGDFHPNNLGFVHKNVDVFVIDPVHRKSKKLVISDLFIKQRYALVAKAKSCNSFGIFVSGKQGQFRLRFARFIKDKLEKLGKKAYIFGCDYVNEDYVEGVSVDCYVNTACPRIAYDDHANFRKPIITPQEVFLLEDIHNELKIDQIHELEDFY; this comes from the coding sequence TTGGTGGAATTGAAAAAATTAAAGAGTTCTTTATCAAGTGATGATAAGCCTGTGGCTGTTCAGCTCCCTGAGGGGTTGAAGCAGTATTCTACTCTTGTGTTGGATGAATTGTGTGATTTTGATCCTGTTTTATTTGTTGATCCTATGTATGGTGCGTGTGATTTAAGAGATGAGGAAGCTAAGAAGTTTGGTTGTAATTTGTTGATTCATTTTGGTCATGCTTTTATGGGCAAGCCTAAGATTAAGACTTTGTTTGTTCATGTTTCTTATTTGTTTAATGATGAAGAATTATTTTTTTTGGTTGATGAAGTTAAAAAATTAAATTTAGGTTCTGTTAATCTCGTTACTACTATTAATTTTTTGGATGAAATTCCTAGAATTAAGGATGAATTAAAAAAAATAGGTGTTGTTGTTCTTGATTCTAAGAGTTCTAGTCACGTAACTAATAATCATGTTCTTGGTTGTGATTCTTCTACGATTGTTGATGTTGGTGAGCCTGTTGTTTTTGTTGGTGATGGTGATTTTCATCCTAATAATCTTGGTTTTGTTCATAAAAACGTTGATGTTTTTGTTATTGATCCTGTTCATAGAAAATCTAAGAAATTAGTTATTAGTGATTTGTTTATTAAGCAGAGGTACGCGTTGGTTGCTAAGGCTAAGTCTTGTAATTCTTTTGGTATATTTGTTAGTGGTAAGCAAGGTCAGTTTCGTTTAAGATTTGCTAGGTTTATTAAGGATAAATTAGAGAAGCTTGGTAAGAAGGCTTACATTTTTGGTTGTGATTATGTTAATGAGGATTACGTTGAGGGTGTTAGTGTTGATTGTTATGTTAATACTGCTTGTCCTAGGATTGCGTATGATGATCATGCTAATTTTAGGAAGCCTATTATTACTCCTCAAGAAGTTTTCTTGTTGGAAGATATTCATAATGAATTAAAAATTGATCAGATTCATGAATTAGAGGATTTTTATTAG
- a CDS encoding ATP-binding protein yields MNDIIIGRDSSDRKKFGDKGIILLGKHYVKMGRTTSLSNRVFMDVTRSHVIFICGKRGGGKSYTLGVIAEGVSDLPEEVKQNVSIILLDTMGVYWTMKYPNKQDKDLLEEWGLEPKGLDVKIFTPTGFFDTFREKNIPTDFPFSIQPSELNGGDWITTFGIKPEDHVGVLIERIIYELKEIGNNYSVKDIIKRIDDDKDSDPVTKSAAKNRFLSADKWGLFDERGTPLSKLAMAGQVTVLDLSCYATMSGSWNIKNLVVGLIADKLFVQRMVARKDEEFVELHKAMNPYSDDYKEKQEEPLVWLVIDEAHEFLPKDEKTLATDPLITILREGRQPGISLILATQQPGKIHTDVMTQSDTVLAHRITAKLDTEALGTLMQSYMRTGLVGELDDLPREKGAAVIFDDTNEKLYPMRVRPRFTWHGGSSPIAIHSKKED; encoded by the coding sequence ATGAATGATATAATTATTGGCAGAGATTCTAGTGATAGAAAAAAATTTGGTGATAAAGGCATTATTCTTCTTGGTAAGCACTACGTGAAGATGGGTAGGACTACTTCTTTGTCTAATCGTGTTTTTATGGATGTTACGCGTAGTCACGTCATTTTTATTTGTGGTAAGCGTGGTGGTGGTAAGTCTTATACGTTAGGTGTTATCGCGGAGGGTGTTTCTGATTTGCCTGAGGAAGTTAAGCAGAATGTTTCTATTATTTTGTTGGATACTATGGGTGTTTATTGGACTATGAAGTATCCTAATAAGCAAGATAAGGATTTGTTAGAGGAGTGGGGTTTAGAACCTAAGGGTTTGGATGTTAAGATTTTTACGCCCACTGGTTTTTTTGATACTTTTAGGGAGAAGAATATTCCTACTGATTTTCCTTTTTCTATTCAGCCTTCTGAGTTGAATGGTGGTGATTGGATTACTACTTTTGGTATTAAGCCTGAGGATCATGTTGGTGTTTTGATTGAGCGTATAATTTATGAATTAAAAGAGATAGGTAATAATTATAGTGTTAAAGATATTATTAAGCGCATCGATGATGATAAGGATTCTGATCCTGTTACTAAGAGTGCGGCGAAGAATCGTTTCTTGTCTGCGGATAAGTGGGGTTTGTTTGATGAGCGCGGTACGCCTTTGTCTAAGTTGGCTATGGCTGGTCAAGTAACTGTTCTTGATTTGTCTTGTTATGCTACTATGTCTGGTTCTTGGAATATTAAGAACTTGGTTGTTGGTCTTATTGCTGATAAGTTATTCGTGCAGAGGATGGTTGCGCGTAAGGATGAGGAATTCGTTGAGTTGCATAAAGCTATGAATCCTTATTCTGATGATTATAAGGAGAAGCAAGAGGAGCCTTTGGTTTGGTTAGTGATTGATGAGGCTCATGAGTTTCTGCCTAAGGATGAGAAGACTCTTGCTACTGATCCTTTGATTACGATTCTTAGGGAGGGTCGTCAGCCTGGTATTTCTTTGATTCTTGCTACTCAGCAACCTGGTAAGATTCATACGGATGTTATGACTCAGTCTGACACGGTTCTTGCTCATAGGATTACTGCTAAGCTTGATACTGAGGCTCTTGGTACTTTGATGCAGAGTTATATGCGTACTGGTTTAGTGGGTGAGTTGGATGATTTGCCTAGGGAGAAGGGTGCCGCGGTTATTTTTGATGATACTAACGAGAAATTATATCCTATGAGGGTTAGGCCTAGGTTTACTTGGCATGGGGGTAGTTCGCCTATTGCGATTCATTCTAAGAAGGAGGATTGA
- a CDS encoding DUF998 domain-containing protein: MIGSNKNFVHVLFVEYLVLFSIIFIPVYTLLFGLKKSPFEYTLSMIGNWYGFQKSFIIWGVITAVLLFFVIIHIFRRTKFQNKKAYRFLYFSAIFLILTVFVPTIHDEPIPKELRSLDFNIHAVLGVLFAVFLIVSLLLFSKYLSLVDKELSVKSFRLILFCVGGSVFTLTVFGMTGIFELFFFISLSVFLLIINKDLKSHRKV, from the coding sequence ATGATTGGTTCAAATAAGAATTTTGTTCATGTTTTGTTTGTTGAGTACTTAGTTTTGTTTTCTATTATTTTTATTCCTGTTTATACTTTGTTGTTTGGTTTGAAGAAGTCGCCTTTTGAGTATACGCTTAGTATGATTGGTAATTGGTATGGTTTTCAGAAGTCTTTTATTATTTGGGGTGTTATCACTGCTGTTTTGTTGTTTTTTGTTATAATTCACATTTTTAGGAGAACTAAGTTTCAGAATAAGAAAGCGTATAGGTTTCTGTATTTTTCTGCTATTTTTTTGATTTTAACTGTTTTTGTTCCTACTATTCATGATGAACCTATTCCTAAGGAGTTGAGAAGTTTAGATTTTAATATTCACGCTGTTTTAGGTGTTTTATTCGCTGTTTTTCTTATTGTTTCTTTGTTGTTGTTTTCTAAGTATTTATCTTTGGTTGATAAGGAGTTGTCTGTTAAGTCTTTTCGTTTGATTTTGTTTTGTGTTGGTGGTTCTGTTTTTACTCTTACTGTTTTTGGTATGACTGGTATTTTTGAATTATTCTTTTTTATTTCTTTATCTGTTTTTCTTTTGATTATTAATAAGGATTTGAAATCTCATAGAAAAGTTTAA